A DNA window from Massilia putida contains the following coding sequences:
- a CDS encoding UdgX family uracil-DNA binding protein (This protein belongs to the uracil DNA glycosylase superfamily, members of which act in excision repair of DNA. However, it belongs more specifically to UdgX branch, whose founding member was found to bind uracil in DNA (where it does not belong), without cleaving it, appears to promote DNA repair by a pathway involving RecA, rather than base excision.) produces the protein MMAVRRAVDTFAEWREAARELLVHGIPPEQVTWSAPHMDDLLAGGDLFTGAPPAAEASDNPSIPPPPTEPPDEPLRPAPHIPRSLMEMLQAAACCRVPDRWAFLYRVIWRWQQGEHDVQSPADEDGARLHAMVKAVHREEHDMHAYIRFRERPEEAGPPRFVAWYEPRHDVLPQVAEHFVSRMGKVSWMIATPEASVLWDGHTLHNTGPLVRDAADLEDTGEALWLTYYRSVFNPARLNTDVMHQHIPSHRWKNLPEAKIVPQMVSEAALGARKVGQYEAVGQRKGTTIPIAPDDAQPERQQPSKLDECRRCELWQFATQAVGGEGPKRAKIMFVGEQPGDQEDLAGQPFVGPAGKLLDRVCEAAGVDRDTIYVTNAVKHFKWEPRGKRRLHKTPVQREIEACHYWLDKELASVKPTVVVALGATALKSVLRTANVTLKDSLGKPLRHEGRWVVTTYHPSYVLRVPGEEAKRAAFNTMVEGLKLAHDLLHRPTETPDA, from the coding sequence ATGATGGCGGTGCGACGCGCGGTCGACACGTTCGCGGAATGGCGCGAGGCGGCGCGCGAACTGCTCGTCCACGGCATTCCGCCGGAGCAGGTGACGTGGAGCGCGCCGCACATGGATGATCTGCTGGCGGGCGGCGACCTGTTCACGGGTGCGCCGCCTGCGGCCGAGGCATCCGATAATCCCTCTATACCGCCGCCGCCGACCGAACCGCCGGACGAGCCACTACGACCCGCGCCGCACATCCCGCGTTCGCTGATGGAGATGCTGCAAGCGGCCGCGTGCTGCCGCGTGCCGGACCGCTGGGCCTTCCTGTACCGCGTGATCTGGCGCTGGCAGCAGGGCGAGCACGACGTGCAGTCGCCGGCCGACGAAGACGGCGCGCGCCTGCACGCGATGGTGAAGGCGGTGCACCGCGAGGAACACGACATGCATGCCTATATCCGCTTCCGCGAGCGCCCGGAAGAAGCCGGCCCGCCCCGCTTCGTCGCCTGGTACGAGCCGCGCCACGACGTGCTGCCCCAGGTGGCCGAACATTTCGTGTCGCGCATGGGCAAGGTCAGCTGGATGATCGCCACGCCCGAGGCGAGCGTCCTGTGGGATGGCCACACGCTGCACAACACCGGACCGCTCGTGCGCGATGCCGCCGACCTCGAGGACACGGGCGAGGCCCTGTGGCTGACCTACTACCGCAGCGTGTTCAACCCCGCGCGCCTGAACACGGACGTGATGCACCAGCACATCCCGTCGCATCGCTGGAAGAACCTGCCGGAGGCGAAGATCGTGCCGCAGATGGTGAGCGAAGCGGCGCTGGGCGCGCGCAAGGTGGGCCAGTACGAGGCCGTCGGCCAGCGCAAGGGCACGACGATCCCGATCGCCCCCGATGACGCCCAGCCGGAGCGCCAGCAGCCCTCCAAACTGGACGAATGCCGGCGCTGCGAGCTGTGGCAGTTCGCCACCCAGGCCGTCGGCGGCGAAGGCCCCAAGCGCGCGAAAATCATGTTCGTCGGCGAGCAGCCGGGCGACCAGGAAGACCTGGCGGGACAACCCTTCGTCGGCCCGGCCGGCAAGCTGCTGGACCGCGTGTGCGAGGCGGCCGGTGTCGACCGCGACACGATCTACGTCACCAACGCCGTCAAGCATTTCAAATGGGAGCCGCGCGGCAAGCGCCGCCTGCACAAGACGCCGGTCCAGCGCGAGATCGAGGCGTGCCACTACTGGCTCGACAAGGAACTGGCGAGCGTCAAACCGACCGTCGTCGTGGCCCTTGGTGCCACCGCGTTGAAATCCGTGCTGCGCACGGCCAATGTGACGTTGAAGGATTCGCTCGGCAAGCCGCTGCGCCACGAAGGACGCTGGGTCGTCACGACGTACCACCCGTCGTACGTGCTGCGCGTGCCGGGCGAGGAGGCGAAGCGCGCGGCGTTCAACACGATGGTCGAGGGGCTGAAGCTGGCGCATGATCTCCTGCACCGGCCGACCGAGACACCGGACGCGTGA
- a CDS encoding putative DNA modification/repair radical SAM protein: MELKDKLEILADAAKYDASCASSGAPKRDSVDKDGLGATNGMGICHSYTPDGRCVSLLKILLTNFCVYDCQYCVNRRTSNVPRARFSVDEVVKLTHDFYLRNYIDGLFLSSGIIQSSDYTMEQLVDVARRLREDHQFRGYIHLKTIPDADPRLIELAGRYADRLSVNIELPTQDSVTKLAPEKSVHTIKLAMGSIRARLDEKDDHPKAPVFAPAGQSTQMIVGADASDDRTILHTAQTLYGSYKLKRVYYSAFSPIPQSPSSVPSAPPPLLREHRLYQADFLLRGYGFTAKELMPAAGNLALDIDPKLGWALANRAHFPLDLNRADESMIARVPGIGLRTAKRLIDLRRLRRIRWEDLSRLRCSLKKLAPFVITADYKPAQGAASSDLLRRNLADAPRQMNLWPELQAA, from the coding sequence ATGGAACTCAAAGACAAGCTCGAGATCCTGGCCGACGCGGCCAAGTACGACGCCTCCTGCGCCAGCAGCGGGGCGCCGAAGCGCGACTCCGTCGACAAGGACGGGCTCGGCGCGACGAACGGCATGGGCATCTGCCACAGCTATACGCCGGACGGGCGCTGCGTGTCGCTGCTCAAGATTTTGCTGACGAATTTCTGCGTCTACGATTGCCAGTACTGCGTGAACCGGCGCACGTCGAATGTGCCGCGGGCGCGCTTCTCCGTCGACGAAGTCGTCAAGCTCACGCACGACTTTTACCTGCGCAACTACATCGACGGCCTGTTCCTCAGCTCCGGCATCATCCAGTCGAGCGACTACACGATGGAGCAGCTGGTCGACGTCGCGCGCCGCCTGCGCGAGGACCACCAGTTCCGCGGCTACATCCACCTCAAGACGATCCCGGACGCCGACCCGCGCCTCATCGAACTGGCGGGCCGGTATGCCGACCGCCTGTCGGTGAACATCGAGCTGCCCACGCAGGACAGCGTGACGAAGCTCGCGCCCGAAAAGAGCGTGCACACGATCAAGCTGGCGATGGGTTCCATCCGCGCCAGGCTGGACGAAAAGGACGACCACCCCAAGGCGCCCGTGTTCGCGCCGGCGGGGCAGAGCACGCAGATGATCGTCGGCGCGGACGCCAGCGACGACCGGACGATCCTGCATACCGCGCAGACGCTGTACGGCAGCTATAAACTGAAGCGCGTGTACTACTCGGCCTTCAGCCCGATCCCGCAAAGCCCGTCGAGCGTGCCGTCCGCACCGCCGCCGCTGCTGCGCGAGCACCGCTTGTATCAAGCCGACTTCCTGCTGCGCGGCTATGGATTCACGGCGAAGGAGTTGATGCCCGCGGCCGGCAATCTTGCACTCGACATCGACCCCAAGCTGGGGTGGGCGCTCGCGAACCGCGCGCATTTCCCGCTCGACCTGAACCGCGCCGACGAAAGCATGATCGCGCGCGTGCCGGGCATCGGGCTGCGCACGGCGAAGCGCCTGATCGACCTGCGGCGGCTGCGGCGCATCCGCTGGGAGGATCTGTCGCGCCTGCGCTGCAGCCTGAAAAAGCTGGCGCCCTTCGTGATCACGGCGGACTACAAGCCGGCGCAAGGCGCCGCGTCGTCCGACCTGCTGCGGCGTAACCTGGCCGACGCGCCGCGGCAGATGAATCTGTGGCCGGAACTACAGGCGGCATGA
- a CDS encoding TraB/GumN family protein, whose amino-acid sequence MSKRYACALFLSVVTLPALAQTTAQPEPAPAVDAAAEPVPATVVVEGRRPGPGVWKVSKGDHVMWVFGLYSPLPQKMEWDSARVEGLVAKSQEVLLQPGINIGFGFFRSLTLIPTMIGLEKNPDGARLQDVLPADVYGRWQALKGKYIGADDGVERERPFFAAEKLLQAGLAKNGLARNGAVSDRIEKIAKQSNVKLTSTVLAIELDEPRRAACSMNSRKCRWKT is encoded by the coding sequence ATGAGCAAACGATATGCATGCGCACTGTTTCTCAGTGTCGTGACCCTGCCGGCCCTGGCCCAGACCACGGCCCAGCCTGAACCCGCGCCGGCTGTCGATGCCGCGGCGGAGCCCGTCCCGGCCACCGTCGTCGTCGAAGGCCGCCGTCCCGGTCCCGGCGTGTGGAAAGTGTCGAAGGGCGATCACGTGATGTGGGTGTTCGGCCTGTATTCCCCGCTGCCGCAAAAGATGGAATGGGATTCGGCGCGCGTCGAGGGCCTCGTGGCCAAGTCGCAGGAAGTGCTGCTGCAGCCTGGCATCAACATCGGCTTCGGATTTTTCCGCAGCCTCACCCTGATCCCAACGATGATCGGCCTGGAAAAAAACCCGGACGGCGCGCGGCTGCAGGACGTGCTACCGGCGGACGTGTATGGGCGCTGGCAAGCGTTGAAAGGCAAGTACATCGGTGCGGATGATGGCGTCGAGCGCGAACGGCCCTTCTTCGCAGCTGAAAAACTCTTGCAGGCAGGCCTGGCGAAGAATGGCCTCGCGCGGAATGGTGCCGTGAGCGACCGGATCGAGAAGATTGCCAAGCAGAGCAATGTCAAGCTGACCTCGACGGTACTCGCCATCGAACTCGACGAGCCGCGCCGCGCCGCGTGCTCAATGAATTCAAGAAAATGCAGATGGAAGACCTGA
- a CDS encoding TraB/GumN family protein: MEDLTCFTKTMERLDDDIDAMRVRANAWANGDIAEIARLDYAERDEACGNALWNSPLAETTPALQNVRERARAGWLKAAEKSLANNTSTFALLRMKDIAGPNSYLADLRAKGYTVESPK; this comes from the coding sequence ATGGAAGACCTGACGTGCTTCACCAAGACGATGGAACGCCTGGACGACGACATCGACGCCATGCGCGTGCGCGCCAATGCCTGGGCCAACGGCGACATCGCCGAGATCGCCCGCTTGGACTATGCCGAACGGGACGAAGCATGCGGCAATGCCCTCTGGAATAGTCCGCTCGCCGAGACCACGCCGGCCTTACAAAACGTCCGCGAACGCGCCCGCGCCGGCTGGCTGAAAGCAGCGGAAAAATCGCTGGCCAACAATACGTCGACCTTCGCGCTGCTGCGGATGAAGGACATCGCCGGCCCGAACAGTTACCTGGCCGACCTGCGGGCGAAAGGCTATACGGTCGAGAGTCCGAAATAA
- a CDS encoding alpha/beta fold hydrolase, which translates to MSVQFRNNVHVTGSGPTTMVFVHGFGCDQTMWRFLVPTFAQRFRVVLYDLTGSGRSDWSAYDRTKYASLQGHVSDLLEVLDACAAGPTIVVGHSIGASIALLATVAAPQRFLAQILVGPSPCYVNDGDYVGGFNREDIDGLLDSMETNFLDWSRKMAPAIMGAPNQPELGEELTRSFCRNNPAIAKHFARVTFNTDIRAEVVRSTVPALILQCSDDLIVPREVGDWLHAHLAHSVLRVIDNVGHCPHLSAPTASSDAIESFLAQTLG; encoded by the coding sequence ATGTCTGTTCAATTTCGCAACAACGTCCACGTAACCGGCTCAGGGCCGACGACGATGGTGTTCGTGCACGGTTTTGGTTGCGACCAGACCATGTGGCGCTTCCTGGTGCCCACCTTCGCGCAGCGCTTCCGCGTCGTGCTGTACGACCTGACGGGCAGCGGGCGCTCCGACTGGTCCGCCTACGACCGCACGAAGTACGCCAGCCTGCAAGGCCACGTCAGCGATCTGCTGGAAGTGCTCGACGCCTGCGCGGCCGGCCCGACCATCGTCGTCGGGCACTCGATCGGCGCATCGATCGCCCTGCTGGCGACGGTCGCGGCGCCGCAGCGTTTCCTGGCCCAGATCCTCGTCGGCCCGTCTCCCTGCTACGTCAACGACGGCGATTACGTGGGCGGTTTCAACCGCGAAGACATCGATGGCCTGCTGGACTCGATGGAGACGAATTTTCTCGACTGGTCGCGCAAGATGGCGCCGGCGATCATGGGCGCGCCCAACCAGCCGGAACTCGGCGAGGAACTGACGCGCAGCTTCTGCCGCAACAATCCCGCCATCGCCAAGCATTTCGCGCGCGTGACGTTCAATACCGATATCCGCGCCGAGGTGGTGCGCTCCACCGTCCCCGCCCTGATCCTGCAATGCAGCGACGACCTGATCGTGCCGCGCGAAGTGGGAGACTGGCTGCACGCGCACCTGGCGCACAGCGTGCTGCGCGTGATCGACAACGTGGGGCATTGCCCGCACCTGAGCGCGCCGACGGCGAGTTCGGATGCGATCGAGTCCTTTCTCGCGCAGACGCTGGGGTAA